A single region of the Gemmatimonas sp. UBA7669 genome encodes:
- a CDS encoding WD40/YVTN/BNR-like repeat-containing protein yields the protein MTSIPPTTLATARRVATAALAVSLVSPSTSAFAQRPQAGASASADTSFDVKWRNLGPNQAGRMTAVAGSTARPDEYYMGTTGGGVWKTTDGGKTVAPVTDAYFGGTIGSIAVQQSNPDVVWVGGGETPIRGNVSHGDGVWRSTDAGKTWQYMGLKETQYIARVLIHPGNPDIVYVGALGHVFGPNKDRGVFRTTDGGKTWKNILFRNDSTGVADMILDPSNPRIIYATFWEVGRKPWQLVSGGMHSGIFKSTDGGDTWTELTRNPGLPQSGPLGAIGITVSPAKPSRLWAIIEHEPNGGVYRSDDAGATWQFMTGDRNLRQRAWYYSKLYADPKDTNVVYGPQVSPLVSRDGGKTFRRGFGGGDNHDIWIDPTNPERIAVAHDNGLIVTKDGGKTSQRVAAPTGQYYHVHLTNHFPYHVCGAKQDAGSSCGPVRAAAGGGRGGFGGFGGGAAPAAAPSGFSEFYGVAGGESGYVSSDPRDPDITYGANYGGSMDMLNRRTGKSLSLDPWPLNPMGHDAKDSKYRFQWTYPIVHSPHDPNTIYVGSNVVFRSTDRGMSWTPISRDLTRNDPRTLGPSGGPITKDQTSVEYYGTVFTLAESKLVKGLIWTGSDDGLIHVSRDNGVTWKNVTPKGLPEWMRWSIIEAGQHAPGTAYVAGNRYQLDDFTPYLFKTTDYGVTWTKITSGITADHFTRAIREDLHRPGMLYAATERGVWVSYNAGATWQSLQKNLPPVPVHDMLLRDDDLAIATHGRAFWVMENLTSLRWADSAAAVAGNAPYLYKPVPVYRLNGQTQPTFTYRLPADSLVVKFEFYDAAGKLVGTAASNDTTRAAADPRFAEMGFTPPAPPKPGNRKGVNRFTYTMRHPDAVTFRGMITWAGRGNGPSMAPGAYRVRMTAGNSAPVSYEFRVLPDPRSDATEADLKEQVRFALQIRDKITAANQGVIESRNLKRDLTDRTEKMTAVPAFAPLAKRLADSLNVVEDSLYQTKNQSGQDPLNFPIRLNDQLAGLMGFVMSGERRPAKQAYDVWNVLAPKTDGELARMERFITLQLPRINAMLKAAGQPEIVRSKTEGPAPRAVTP from the coding sequence GTGACTTCCATTCCGCCCACCACCCTGGCCACCGCACGTCGCGTCGCGACCGCGGCACTGGCCGTTTCGCTGGTGTCTCCCAGTACGTCGGCCTTCGCGCAACGCCCACAGGCCGGCGCGTCGGCATCCGCCGACACGTCCTTCGACGTGAAGTGGCGCAACCTCGGCCCCAATCAGGCGGGGCGCATGACCGCGGTGGCCGGCAGCACGGCCCGGCCCGATGAGTACTACATGGGCACCACCGGTGGTGGCGTCTGGAAGACCACCGATGGCGGCAAGACCGTGGCGCCCGTGACCGACGCCTACTTCGGCGGCACCATCGGCAGCATTGCGGTGCAGCAGAGCAATCCCGATGTGGTGTGGGTGGGTGGTGGCGAGACTCCCATTCGCGGCAATGTGAGTCACGGTGACGGCGTGTGGAGGAGCACGGACGCCGGCAAGACCTGGCAGTACATGGGTCTCAAGGAAACGCAGTACATCGCGCGCGTGCTCATTCACCCGGGCAATCCCGACATCGTGTATGTGGGCGCCCTGGGTCATGTCTTCGGTCCCAACAAGGACCGCGGCGTGTTCCGCACCACCGATGGTGGCAAGACGTGGAAGAACATCCTGTTCCGCAACGACAGCACCGGTGTGGCGGACATGATTCTCGATCCGAGCAATCCGCGCATCATCTACGCCACCTTCTGGGAGGTGGGCCGCAAGCCGTGGCAGCTCGTGAGCGGCGGCATGCACAGCGGCATCTTCAAGAGCACGGACGGCGGCGATACGTGGACGGAGCTTACGCGCAACCCGGGACTGCCGCAGAGCGGGCCACTGGGTGCCATTGGCATCACCGTGAGTCCGGCCAAGCCGAGCCGCCTCTGGGCGATCATCGAGCACGAGCCCAACGGTGGCGTGTACCGCAGCGACGACGCCGGCGCGACCTGGCAGTTCATGACGGGCGACCGCAATCTGCGGCAGCGCGCCTGGTACTACAGCAAGCTGTACGCTGACCCGAAGGACACGAACGTGGTGTATGGCCCGCAGGTCAGTCCGCTGGTGTCGCGTGATGGCGGCAAGACCTTCCGCCGCGGATTTGGTGGCGGGGACAATCACGACATCTGGATTGATCCCACCAACCCGGAGCGCATCGCGGTCGCGCACGACAATGGGCTCATCGTCACCAAGGACGGCGGCAAGACCAGCCAGCGTGTGGCTGCGCCCACCGGTCAGTACTATCACGTACACCTCACCAATCACTTCCCCTACCACGTGTGCGGCGCCAAGCAGGACGCCGGCTCGAGTTGCGGGCCGGTGCGCGCGGCAGCTGGTGGCGGACGTGGTGGATTCGGCGGATTTGGTGGTGGCGCCGCGCCGGCGGCCGCTCCCAGCGGATTCAGTGAGTTTTATGGCGTGGCGGGCGGCGAAAGTGGCTACGTGAGCAGCGATCCGCGCGATCCGGACATCACCTACGGCGCCAACTACGGTGGCAGCATGGACATGCTGAACCGTCGCACCGGCAAGAGCCTGTCGCTCGACCCGTGGCCACTCAACCCCATGGGCCACGACGCCAAGGACAGCAAGTACCGCTTCCAGTGGACCTATCCCATCGTGCATTCGCCGCACGATCCGAACACGATCTATGTGGGTTCCAACGTGGTGTTCCGCTCCACTGATCGCGGCATGTCGTGGACGCCCATTTCGCGTGACCTCACGCGCAACGATCCGCGCACACTCGGTCCCTCCGGCGGTCCCATCACCAAGGACCAGACCAGTGTCGAGTACTACGGCACGGTGTTCACCCTGGCCGAGTCGAAGCTGGTGAAAGGTTTGATCTGGACCGGCAGCGACGATGGGCTCATTCATGTGTCGCGCGACAATGGCGTCACTTGGAAGAACGTCACACCCAAGGGTCTGCCCGAGTGGATGCGCTGGAGCATCATCGAGGCCGGGCAGCACGCGCCCGGCACGGCCTATGTGGCCGGCAATCGCTATCAGCTCGACGACTTCACGCCCTACCTGTTCAAGACTACGGACTACGGCGTGACCTGGACGAAGATCACCAGCGGCATCACGGCCGATCACTTCACGCGCGCCATTCGTGAAGACCTGCATCGTCCCGGCATGCTGTATGCCGCCACTGAACGCGGCGTGTGGGTGAGCTACAATGCCGGCGCGACCTGGCAGAGCCTGCAGAAGAACCTGCCGCCGGTGCCCGTGCACGACATGCTGCTGCGTGATGATGACCTGGCCATTGCCACGCACGGCCGCGCCTTCTGGGTGATGGAGAATCTCACCAGTCTGCGTTGGGCTGACAGCGCCGCGGCCGTGGCCGGCAATGCGCCGTATCTCTACAAGCCGGTGCCGGTGTATCGCCTGAACGGACAGACGCAGCCCACGTTCACGTATCGCCTGCCGGCTGACAGTCTGGTGGTCAAGTTCGAGTTCTACGATGCCGCCGGCAAGCTGGTGGGCACGGCTGCCAGCAACGATACCACGCGCGCTGCGGCCGATCCTCGTTTCGCCGAGATGGGCTTCACGCCGCCGGCGCCGCCCAAGCCCGGCAACCGCAAGGGCGTCAACCGCTTCACCTACACGATGCGGCATCCGGATGCGGTGACGTTCCGCGGCATGATCACCTGGGCCGGTCGTGGCAACGGGCCCTCCATGGCGCCCGGCGCGTACCGCGTGCGCATGACGGCCGGCAACAGTGCGCCGGTGAGCTACGAGTTCCGTGTGCTGCCCGATCCGCGCAGTGACGCGACGGAAGCCGATCTCAAGGAACAGGTGCGCTTCGCCCTGCAGATTCGCGACAAGATTACCGCGGCCAACCAGGGTGTGATCGAAAGTCGCAACCTCAAGCGTGATCTCACCGATCGCACGGAGAAGATGACGGCCGTGCCGGCTTTCGCGCCGCTGGCCAAGCGTCTGGCTGATTCGTTGAACGTCGTGGAAGACTCGCTGTATCAGACGAAGAACCAGAGCGGTCAGGATCCGCTCAACTTCCCCATTCGCCTCAACGATCAGTTGGCCGGGTTGATGGGCTTCGTCATGAGCGGCGAGCGTCGGCCGGCCAAGCAGGCCTACGACGTGTGGAACGTGCTGGCGCCCAAGACCGACGGTGAGCTGGCGCGCATGGAACGCTTCATCACGCTGCAGTTGCCGCGCATCAACGCCATGCTCAAAGCGGCGGGCCAGCCGGAGATCGTGCGCAGCAAGACTGAAGGACCGGCGCCGAGGGCTGTGACGCCGTAG
- a CDS encoding ECF-type sigma factor, with amino-acid sequence MPVDAPDRKELDHLFSVTYEELRRLAAAVRRSDPGASITPTALVNEAWLKLARTPQVANTSPLHFQRIAARAMRQVLIEAARRRMAGKRDASAWHVTFDAESANAALDAEGLIALDAAMERLAQRSPRQAQLVEARFFGGLSVPDTAQVLGISESTVLRDWRLARAWLARELAAFR; translated from the coding sequence ATGCCCGTCGATGCGCCGGATCGCAAAGAACTCGATCATCTGTTCAGCGTGACCTACGAAGAGCTGCGGCGCCTCGCGGCAGCGGTGCGCCGCAGCGATCCGGGTGCATCCATCACGCCAACTGCGCTCGTGAACGAGGCGTGGCTCAAGCTGGCGCGCACCCCCCAGGTGGCCAACACCTCGCCTCTGCATTTTCAGCGCATCGCGGCACGCGCCATGCGCCAGGTGCTCATCGAGGCGGCCAGACGGCGCATGGCCGGCAAGCGCGACGCATCGGCGTGGCATGTCACATTCGACGCCGAATCGGCAAACGCCGCACTCGATGCCGAAGGACTGATAGCGCTGGATGCCGCCATGGAGCGATTGGCGCAGCGTTCACCACGGCAGGCGCAGTTGGTGGAAGCACGGTTCTTCGGTGGGCTCAGTGTGCCGGACACCGCGCAGGTGCTCGGCATCAGCGAATCCACCGTGTTGCGTGACTGGCGACTGGCTCGCGCCTGGCTGGCCCGCGAACTGGCGGCCTTCCGCTGA
- a CDS encoding alpha/beta fold hydrolase translates to MSLCLIQSGFPADEAVAQRTPRLPSATSALHRINGADLYVETLGSGPPLVLLHGFFGCGATWAPHIERLAERFQLIVPDLRGHGRSSFPDKQYSHRQTGRDLLGLLDQLGLSRVRALGISSGGMTLLHAAMSQPNRFESLVLIGATTHFPDEARAIMAQTTSLDAIPPDVVAELRACVARGEPQMLDLVRTFHGFKDSRDDMNLTEQDLRRITARTLVVHGDRDPFFPVRIPAATYAGLTKGQLWIVPNGDHVPIFGPHAASFQSEVLRFLTPRR, encoded by the coding sequence ATGTCCCTGTGCCTGATTCAGTCAGGGTTCCCGGCCGACGAGGCGGTTGCCCAGCGTACTCCCCGTCTGCCGTCGGCCACCTCCGCGTTGCACCGTATAAACGGCGCCGACCTCTACGTGGAAACCCTCGGCTCCGGTCCGCCACTCGTCCTGCTGCACGGCTTCTTCGGGTGTGGCGCAACCTGGGCGCCGCATATCGAACGGTTGGCCGAACGGTTTCAACTCATCGTGCCTGACCTGCGTGGTCACGGACGCTCCTCGTTTCCAGACAAGCAGTATTCACACCGACAAACGGGTCGGGATCTGCTGGGCCTGCTGGACCAGCTGGGGCTGTCGCGCGTGCGGGCGCTCGGCATCAGCAGCGGCGGCATGACCTTGTTGCATGCGGCGATGTCGCAGCCGAATCGGTTTGAGTCGCTCGTGCTCATCGGGGCCACCACGCATTTCCCCGATGAAGCGCGTGCCATCATGGCGCAAACCACCTCGCTCGATGCCATCCCACCCGATGTGGTGGCTGAACTGCGGGCCTGTGTCGCACGAGGTGAGCCGCAGATGTTGGATCTCGTCCGGACGTTTCACGGGTTCAAGGACAGTCGAGACGACATGAACCTCACCGAGCAGGACCTGCGCCGCATCACGGCACGAACGCTGGTGGTGCACGGTGATCGCGACCCCTTCTTTCCCGTGCGCATTCCGGCTGCCACGTACGCTGGGTTGACCAAGGGGCAGTTGTGGATCGTGCCCAACGGCGACCATGTCCCCATATTCGGGCCACATGCCGCATCGTTCCAGTCGGAAGTGCTGCGCTTTCTGACGCCCCGGCGCTGA